The proteins below come from a single Malus sylvestris chromosome 3, drMalSylv7.2, whole genome shotgun sequence genomic window:
- the LOC126615968 gene encoding type I inositol polyphosphate 5-phosphatase 4-like, whose protein sequence is MTDENCKKSKLSWPKTLVKKWFNIKSKAEDFDADDAVYGGGDGEWRSNYSEREACTTKKSKTERLSKRHSDIIRRGKIDMEASQVTDVHNYRIFVATWNVAGKSPPSCLNLEDWLHTSLPADIYVLGFQEIVPLNAGNVLGTEDIGPAKKWLALIRKTLNNLPGTSGACHTPSPVSDPIVELDADFEGSTRQKASSFFHRRSFQSLSRSMRMDNDMSMPQPRHDRRFSVCDQVMFGHRPSDYDPNYRWGSSDDENVPGDSPVVTHYSPMSNSGSFSMEDRDRQLGHSRYCLVASKQMVGIFLTVWVKSDLRDDVRNLKVSCVGRGLMGYLGNKGSISISMSLHQTSFCFICTHLTSGQKEGDELRRNSDVMEILRKTRFPWVHGMGDENSPQTILEHDRIIWLGDLNYRIALSYRSAKALVEMRNWRALLENDQLRIEQRRGRVFEGWNEGRIYFPPTYKYLNNSDRYAGDDRHTKEKRRTPAWCDRILWYGRGLHQLSYVRGESRFSDHRPVYGVFLAEVESINRSRIKKSMSCSSSRIEVEELLPHSHAYTGFNFY, encoded by the exons ATGACAGATGAGAATTGCAAGAAAAGCAAG CTTTCATGGCCCAAGACACTGGTTAAAAAATGGTTCAACATCAAGAGCAAAGCCGAGGACTTCGATGCAGACGACGCCGTTTATGGAG GTGGTGATGGAGAGTGGAGGAGCAACTATTCAGAGAGGGAGGCATGCACAACCAAGAAAAGTAAAACAG AAAGGTTGAGCAAGAGGCATTCGGATATAATCCGGCGGGGTAAGATTGATATGGAAGCATCACAAGTTACTGATGTACATAATTATAG GATCTTTGTAGCTACATGGAATGTGGCTGGAAAATCTCCTCCGAGTTGCTTGAATCTCGAAGATTGGCTTCATACATCTCTTCCTGCTGATATTTATGTTCTTGG GTTTCAAGAAATAGTTCCTTTGAATGCTGGCAATGTTTTAGGCACTGAAGACATCGGGCCAGCTAAAAAGTGGCTAGCTCTTATAAGGAAGACTCTAAATAATCTTCCTGGAACAAGCGGTGCTTGCCATACACCTTCACCAGTTTCTGATCCGATCGTAGAATTAGACGCGGACTTTGAGGGATCAACTAGGCAGAAGGCTTCCTCTTTCTTTCACCGCAGGTCCTTCCAATCCTTGAGCCGCAGCATGAGAATGGACAATGACATGTCAATGCCACAACCCAGACATGATAGGCGATTCAGCGTTTGTGATCAGGTTATGTTTGGACACAGACCAAGTGATTATGATCCCAATTACAGATGGGGTTCCTCTGATGATGAGAATGTACCTGGTGATTCACCTGTTGTGACACATTATTCACCAATGTCCAACAGTGGGTCTTTCTCAATGGAGGATAGAGATAGACAGCTAGGCCACTCGAGATACTGCTTAGTTGCCAGCAAACAAATGGTTGGTATATTTTTGACAGTGTGGGTAAAAAGTGATCTGCGAGATGATGTTCGCAATTTGAAAGTGTCTTGTGTTGGAAGAGGATTAATGGGCTATCTCGGAAATAAG GGTTCAATTTCCATTAGCATGTCTTTGCATCAAACAAGCTTTTGCTTCATCTGTACTCACCTGACCTCGGGGCAGAAGGAAGGAGATGAACTTCGTAGGAATTCCGATGTCATGGAGATCCTTAGAAAGACAAGGTTTCCTTGGGTTCATGGCATGGGAGATGAAAACTCTCCTCAGACTATACTAGAGCATGA TCGAATTATTTGGCTTGGGGATTTGAATTATCGCATTGCCCTTTCTTACCGCTCTGCTAAAGCTCTTGTTGAGATGCGCAACTGGAGGGCATTGTTAGAGAATGACCAG CTACGAATAGAGCAAAGAAGAGGACGCGTCTTTGAGGGTTGGAATGAAGGGAGGATATATTTCCCTCCAACTTACAAGTATTTAAATAATTCAGATCGGTATGCAGGTGATGACAGGCACACCAAGGAGAAGCGAAGAACTCCAGCATG GTGTGATCGTATATTATGGTACGGAAGAGGCCTCCATCAATTATCTTATGTTCGTGGTGAGTCGAGATTCTCAGATCATAGGCCAGTCTACGGCGTATTCCTGGCAGAGGTTGAGTCCATTAACCGTAGCCGAATAAAAAAAAGCATGAGTTGTTCCAGTTCCCGAATCGAGGTAGAGGAGCTGTTGCCACACTCCCATGCATACACCGGCTTTAATTTCTATTGA